The DNA region CATAAAGTGCcaaaacttttcaattttgttaGAATTTTATCCAATGATACCTAGTTGATTTATTCGTTATGGTAATGTTATTTTAGGTTGATAAACCCTATTGTGGTGGCACCAACTATTGCTATGGTAGGCTTAGCATTTTTCAGTTACGGTTTTCCACAGGCCAGTCAGTGCGTGGAAATAAGTATTCCTCTCCTTGTGTTGGTTCTTATTTTCACTTTGGTAAGAGGATTCTCTTTTATAAGCTCTTGATACTATTTCTGCTAGCTGGGATCTGATACTTACTGATTCCTCACCGAAACTTATATCTCTTATTTCCAGTATCTTCGAGGCATTTCTGTGTTTGGACATCAAGTATTTCGTGTTTACACGGTATGTCTTTAGAACCTCGTAATTCTCATGAAAACATGTGAATATTCGTTCTGTAATTTTAGAAACCTGACCGTGCTGCAAGGTCTTACCTGGAGACACAGCTGTAAACCCTTATCTCTCTGGTTCTTGAAGAGTTGGATTTGGAAATAAGCACATTATGCTGGCTGGTTATTTTTTAAGAACCATCCATTCAAGCAGGATCTCTTAATGAACCTATCTGATCTTGATTTGATCAGGTcgtattttcttaaatatgtcaaaattcataaatattcTTATGAATCTAGTGAATCAACTGAACCTCAGGCCGGACCATTACTCATATCTCCACCATGCCCAGCCCACACGTTTGGATTTGGAAACCTTGATTCCTTATGGCTTCTCTGTTTTCTCGGTCAACACAAGCAGTCCATTGGATTCATGTCAATAATATTCCTCAAAGATTGATTTTCACTCATTCAATCATTGCAGGTCCCACTCAGCCTTATGATCATATGGGCATATGCGTTCTTTTTGACCGCCGGTGGAGCCTACAATTACAAAGGGTGTAGTCCTGACATTCCAAGCTCGAACATCTTGATCGATTCCTGCAGGAAACATGCTAACACCATGAGGAGCTGTAGGACTGATGTTTCCAATGCAATGAGAACCGCCGACTGGGTTAGGATCCCATACCCTTTACAGTGGGGCATCCCTATTTTCCAAGTGAGGACATCATTAATTATGATCTTTGTGTCCTTGGTCGCATCAGTTGATTCGGTAAGTTCATTTACGGCTTTACAGCACACAAAATTAGTCGTTCTCTGCCTTCCTTACATAGTCTAACTCTGTCTTCTGGAAAATGGGAAAAGTTTTCCTGGTTGTCTCCGTCGTTCTCTTCCCGGTTAACAGAGGAAAATTTTCTGCTAAAGCTGTTCTTTTGCATGTTACGTCTTTTGAGCAGGTTGGGACATACCACTCCACTTCATTGCTGGTCAGTTCATGGCCTCCAACTCCTGGAATCGTTAGCAGAGGAATTGCAATGGAAGGTTTCTGCAGCATATTGGCAGGGCTTTGGGGCTCGGGTACCGGATCCACAACTTTGACAGAAAATGCTCACACGATCAGGGTCACGAGGGTGGCGAATCGTAGGGTAGTCGAAGTTGGAGCAATTCTCTTGATGTTCTTCTCATTAATAGGTAAGTGCTTGAGTGAGAAGCGTCACCATGGTTCCATACCTAGATTGTTTCCCCAcctattttcaattttacgCATTTCAGCCAATTACCTGAATTTTGTATAAGCAAAAATAACCTCTCTAGCCGCAAACTTGCTCCTGCCCTTTTCCTTGGAAAGGGAGGCGTATGAGGTCAGCCTCTTTGTGAGACATCAAACTCCCTAGGATGCAATTATACCATGGAACCTGACCTTGGACTTGGACTAGGAGGATTGGATTGGCCATGTGAGATCAAGGCCTTCGCAGGTTGGTTCTTGCCCTGAGAGTCTGCTTTGGCCTCAGATCCCAGATCCAAGCCCCATGAGTCTTGGCCTTCCATGTCTCATCCCTGGCCATTTGGAGGCCAAGCTAGCTTGAAATGGTGGTCCTGGTCATGGTGCCAAGACCTAACCTTACAGGCTAGAGCTCAGGCACCATCCTTTTCACGGAAAGGGTGAGGGTAGGGTTCTTTGGGGAAAGGACTATTTTGAGAAGTACGGAAAATGTCTAGGTGATTTCTTGATATGCTGGAAGATCAAAATGGGGAAAAAGAACCAATTTCTTCAACCACATACAATCTATGATATAATACTGCAAATTATGAACAGTAAGGGTCTGTAACTTCTCTACATGTTGCATATGTTTTGCAGGAAAAGTCGGGGCTATCCTGGCTTCTATACCTCAGGCCTTGGCTGCTTCGATATTGTGCTTCATATGGGCCCTCATCGTGGCATTTGGCTTCTTGAATTTGCAACATGGTCAGAAAGGAAGCTTCCGGAACATGACAATTGTTGGGGTCTCTCTGTTCCTTGGCTTGTCAATCCCGGCATACTTCCAACAGTATCAGCCTCTGTCAAACTTAATGGTGCCAAGTTATTTGATTCCTTCTTCAGCCGCATCGGATGGACCAGTCCACAGCGGCAGTCCTGGAGTAAGTTTTGTTTGTGGTTTATTATCTATACCATACCATTTGAAGATTCGTAAAATTTGTGTCATAAGCAGCTCTAAAAAAGCAAAAGATCAAAATAAAAGTACATtggttttcaaaaaattatgtaGGAATAACTTCTTACACTGGGATGCACCTCATAGTTTAAAACGTGGTTCCTTTCATATCGAGCGTGTAATAATCAAGATTTCTCTGGTGGATCCGGCATGTGCATTAGAAGTTTTTCCTGATGAAATTACATATAGTTATCAATATTCATAATGCTGAATCAAGCAAGTTGGCAGCCATCGGATCAGTAACATAAAACTGTTATTCAAATAATTGCGTCATTTATCATATCAACCTGAATCCCATCAAATGATTGCACTTACGTCGTGTTAACACATTGTTTTTAACATTTTCAGTTTGATTTTGCCATAAATGGGCTATTGTCGATGAACATGGTGGTGACACTTCTGGTGGCGCTCATATTGGACAACACAGTTCCAGGTAGCAAGCAAGAACGAGGAGTGTACAGATGGTCCCGACCCGAAGACCTAATGAATGACCCATCCTCACTCGAAGACTACTCCCTGCCCAGAAAAGTCACCCGGGTTTTCTGTAGGTCCCGGTGTTTGGGCCCATGATGCCCCTGGCACCATTATACCATTATACCATTTTCTCGGGTCTGTTTCTGGACCAGGTTCATATCAAGCATTTATCTGCAGGCTCCGCACAGGTCCCTCGACTAACCTAAGGTTTGATAGCAGTCAGGTGACTTTGAGTGGATATACTAAAGTAGTGTTAGAAACAGTGACTCAGGATCTCTCTACTTAGCACATAATTATTCGTAATTCTATCGGTTGACATGAAATGTTTGCAATGTCTAAAATCATAGGTGAAGAAGAATGCTGATTTTGCATTAGAAGCATTAGATAGATTACAAGAAGATCTATTTATTTGCAGGAGGAAAGATGTTACGAGGATTTATTGAAATGATTGCTCTCTGAATGTaattctgatatatatatatatattttatggcTTTGTacctatttttttcccttctcttaTGGAATAAGAAAGGAACGGTTGTATTGTACTTCCCATTACAAGAAAGGTTCACGAgcttaatataataaaatagaaattctaatagcGGTTTTATCGTATTTCTCCTTACAAGGAATGCCCGTAAacttagtataataaaatagaaatcttaatagTTGATAAAGTGACATGAATAGTTTCATTGAGTATCTAATTTGGAGCCTTTTGATTATCATGCGACGTGGTGTTTCCGTAGCTCCCTCTTTTGATGATTGTATTGTACTTTACCGGATTTATAATGATCCACTAATTCTTGTGAAGAAAATcagataatttcttttttcatttgtcTTGGTTACAAAGAATACCATTGACttaataagagtcataaaagaATACAAGAGTTTCATTTACGACAATTGAATTCGGAAACTATTTGAGTTTCTTTTTCCCAACTACAGTAGCTTCGTGTTGGTTTTTTACAATGAAAAAATGAGGTACCCTTGTCACATTAACTGAGCCTAATCCATTAGGGCAAAAACTGCACAATACTTTCAATAGgtgtcttttttatttttatttttacgaTAAGTTACTTTCAATAGGTTTCAAATCCTTAAATTGTAGGTAAATTTCATGGGAAAATTCTATAATTAGTATAAAATCATTTTGAAATGTAACACTTTcatataaaaagtaaaaaattgtAACGATTTCATAAAAAacgtttatattatatttcaatgTTGAAAAATCTGTTAATTTTTGCTGATGTGGCTCCATGGTGGCAGTTGGCGTATCCAACAATCCTAACGTGGCGTGCCACATCATtaatatatcaataaaaataaaaaagggaaaacacaataaaatttcagaaaaatgataaaaaatttgaaacatacaataaaatcttagaaaaataacaaatctttttcaaaacatattaaaattattattttagaaaatttttaaaaaacaccactaaataaaaaattcaaaaaaacttcacaaaaatataaaaatcccaaaaatactaaatgaaaatatttttaaagaaaatttaaaatcaccACTATATCCATAAATTacaaacatttttttaaaataagaaaaatattggaaaaatatcataaaatttcagtaaaataacaaaattatttctaaaaatactaaaattaaagaatttttttctataaaacttttaaaaagtCAAAGACCACA from Punica granatum isolate Tunisia-2019 chromosome 3, ASM765513v2, whole genome shotgun sequence includes:
- the LOC116199383 gene encoding nucleobase-ascorbate transporter 11; the protein is MEGGSSSQPPAKPESVRTGKRLRSMLPNIEPFVPRTDHHPRELRSWAKRTGFVSNFSGETNTSASVRFDSSGFDVERGLDRRGGGSTSPKIEIDPILGRTKQNQGSEIEPVPGNSNKSENGVGLGSGLGALRGENQRRRVVDESSLRDKEDEGRVGLNGNRHVNGNGNDAKANSVVDGTEGRDGGSDAGLGSEPKKDEVNVEVGPENNGYHPSGEEPSPDPGWLDNGLEMRCGLRDKPGLASVIYYSLQHYLSLAGSLIFIPLIIVPTMGGTDKDTATVISTMLLVSGITTLLNSYLGTRLPLVQGSSFVYLAPALVIMNSREYRNLSGHKFRHIMRELQGAIIISAIFQTILGFSGLMSLLLRLINPIVVAPTIAMVGLAFFSYGFPQASQCVEISIPLLVLVLIFTLYLRGISVFGHQVFRVYTVPLSLMIIWAYAFFLTAGGAYNYKGCSPDIPSSNILIDSCRKHANTMRSCRTDVSNAMRTADWVRIPYPLQWGIPIFQVRTSLIMIFVSLVASVDSVGTYHSTSLLVSSWPPTPGIVSRGIAMEGFCSILAGLWGSGTGSTTLTENAHTIRVTRVANRRVVEVGAILLMFFSLIGKVGAILASIPQALAASILCFIWALIVAFGFLNLQHGQKGSFRNMTIVGVSLFLGLSIPAYFQQYQPLSNLMVPSYLIPSSAASDGPVHSGSPGFDFAINGLLSMNMVVTLLVALILDNTVPGSKQERGVYRWSRPEDLMNDPSSLEDYSLPRKVTRVFCRSRCLGP